Part of the Athalia rosae chromosome 2, iyAthRosa1.1, whole genome shotgun sequence genome, TCTTTTCCATTTATCGTTTGTTTGGGTGTCTTCAGCAGCTCATTGACTACTTGTTCAGATTCAAATGTGATGAAACAGAACCCTTTCCTTTGATTCTTTGTTTTGTCAAATGGCATCTCTACTTCAACGATCtgcaacgaaagaaaaaattctgtaaATATAATCTGGTATAGGTGTAAACTAGCACGAGTTTCAagaatgaaatatattatcaGATCAAGTAATCGTCACTTTTTCTCAGTAGCAGAACTGACTAAAATTTGGTTTCATCATACCATGTTTGTTCACGCTTTTGGAAGTATCCCCAAacgaaaatgtattttttactATCAGCACTTTTACCAACCTACAATCTAATCAAACCCAAGATAACGTCACAAGTTAAGTTCTTGGTTGATCTTCAACTATTCTTTAGATGAATGAAGGTTTTAATCATACTTACCGAACCAAATTGGGAGAAGAAATTCTTGATGTCATCATCAGTCAGTTCTGTGGAAAGACCTCCAACAAAGATTTTGCCATGTCGAGCTTTAGCTTTTTTGGGATCTACTTTTTTGTTGTTTATCACATGTTCCCCAGCAGCCATGATCTATGACaaaatgtacaaaattttgttAGGAAAGATATAAATTGCGCAAAAATGCAGATTATGATTTCTGAGTAATCCTCAGTTGTCAAGGTTTTCGTCACTTGCACTCAGTAGCAGAACTGACTATTTGATATCATcacgataattattcattaatacGGCTCAAAGAGAATTGGCACGGAAAAATTACATTGAACTACTGTCAAATGATATCCAGGGTAAATAGATTAATTACCCTGTCTAGGGATTCAGCTCGGGCAAATACTATGAATGCAAATCCTCGAGAACGTCCGGTGTTTGGATCTGTCTTGACATTGATGCTTTCAATGTCACCGTATGAACCAAAATGATCCCTGAGCTCCTCTGCAAATGAAACAAGAAACATACGTTGAAAACTAAGGACCGGAATTCACAAATTTTGGTCATTGTTGTTTGGAATTTAAAATATGCTCAGAATTTTCCACAATGATCTCACATAACAGTGCCATTCTGTTATCCGAAGGTGTCCTAAGGAATAAAACATCACTGCAGACGACTTCTCAATTTATACAacattttacaatattttgtTACTTTCTACGAGCCGTACCATAAACTTCAGAATTTATCTTTGTCGTGTTACTTCAGTTTGAATatgcatttttatttaatgaaTCAAAAGCCAAAATGAAGTATACTCACTGTCAGTAGTTTCCCAACTGAGCCCAccaacgaataattttctgcGGATGAGAGAAAGACAAAAGATGTTAGATTAATTGTAATTCATATGCAAACAGGGTCTAATTTCTAAGCTGGGAAATCGCCcagaaaaattgtacaataaaTAGTTtacaaaatgatttttcttaaGCTTGTGATATTTTGATGTCAGCAAAGCAAATGTATCTCCGCATActgtgcagaaaaaaaatctgcaatAGAAATAATGAAAGGTACCTAGCAAGGCAGTATTTATAATTTGTTCTTTCAAAAAACTTAGGcgattgataaaaaagaaaaaggaaacagaaaCACACGTGCtttttgtataaattaaaCTTTTAACCCAAAATACATCATTTTTCTGTGGCTACTATCGTactttttgaacaaaatagtAAATTCTCTTGTTTTTGGCATTGTGTATTATTTCTTTGGGacaattattactttttctccaaaatcaaatttgtgaatggattaacgataATAAAGTTTCTATGTACCTATCATTGAGAGACTCCTGGTTAGCTCCACCTGACCTGCAAAGTAAttcaatgtttttattttactaaaGGAATTTCAGATTATACACTAGATACTAAAATCAATtgcgattaattttaattgtattttaatttctcaGATTAAAACATGACTTGACAAGAAAAGAAATGCTTTGATTTAACCCCTGGAAGTATCTAGAATAACTGTAAAAACGtcaaatactttatttttatagttttACGAAGTACTAATTACACAATATATAAATTTGCATAGGGCTAATATCGGAAACGGGGTAATATGGGCAACTTTCAAAACATTActatgaaatagaaaatttattagatatatatcatatggaaaaattatacatacatatatgtatgtatatgtttaaATTATTTCGATGTTAGTATACAGGCAGCCTATGTAACTCTACAccttaattttgaaaaagtgtttggaagagaaaaaaaagagaaaaaatattccaatggTTCGTAAGACTAACAAAGTACGATCCTCGCATGTAAGAAACAAGTTGTAATCATttgttgtaaaaaatgaaaatatcaaatgtACAAGAATGCTGTTCTAGacgcaattcaaattttcacatgTGCATGTGCCAATTCATGAAACATCTAAAAAGTGCTGAGCAATGacgaaaaacttggaaaaaaaaaaacacatggAAAATAGTGCGCTGAgcgaaattttcacaattagTGAAACCCGAGCAATAGTTACAACTCCAGTTGACATACAGCTGCGCCTAAAGGAAACAAGATTCAACTTTTCCAAGGTGGACTATGATCGCTGATTAGCCCAAATAATTGGTAATTGGTAGATAGGTACTGCAACTCGATTGAAAAGCtaaaaaaatcgtttattattttaatcatttgttatttttaagtCATGATAtatattctctctctttaGTTAAATCAAGTtgtgatattttatatcgatatcTCTCTCTGTGTGTTGATTATCTGtattgagatattttttgtttatatcATCTAGGGCTGGTGATAAATACCGTGGGCACCAGTCACTCGCCGGTATTCAGTTGTTGGTCGGGTCACGGTTAGCCAGTTGCGAGCCGCCCGCCATAATTGCACTCAGTCGATTGCCACCTGCAGACCAAGCCAGATAAACTGGGTTAATGGCATTTCGACCTATCGAAGATGTTCACATTTTCCCTAGTGACTCTGTGCTTTGGTCACGCCCAAACTGTATTTGGAATTGACATCGGACTCGTTGAAATTGACATCAGATCAGATCAGAATTGACTCTACGCGTGACCCAGCAGACAAGTGTGTGTGACTCTGATTCAATTTGACTCGACTCGACACAACTCGACTTCCAGTGCTTGTGCTGATGGACTTGAACTTGACACGTTGACTTCTTGCAATTATGATAGAATTCAATTCTTAAGGCTTCGTTCACTGATCCCAGGTAAAGATACTggtcaattattaataattgaccCCAATCTGATAAGCGctgtgaaaaattcaagtagaTTCTTGGCTGGCCAAAAGTGGAATCAAAACAAAGTTATATATCTACTAtaaagaaatattataattaataccaATGTACAAATTTAGTAACAAACAATTTACAGTTccttattaattataattaagtaCAGTTCATTAACAGTAGAGGAAAATAGAATTTACACagttacaatttttcatacaataGTAAACCTCGTAAAACCACAATTACCAACTAATAAGTTATCAATATTCAGTATCATGATATTTCATAGTTACCTTGATTTATTTGgctagttttaattttttcaaaatttctacaCAATAGAATATTGGAGCGCCGGCTGTCAGCCTTTTTTTGCTGCATTTAGTACTTTACTCGCGACCCACTGACGTACACCGTTTGTACTTTGCAAATTTACAGGTAAGAAATTGTAACCCAACAGCAATTGgcttgattaaaaattctcgtttttcgtcgttaatttaaacaaaattaaaaaagaacaGCACACCAATAAATGCTCTGGTTGATCCTGACAATATGACATACTTTCATTCATACAGCAAAAATGTATTCCGAAAATCAACTAAACTTTAACAGCAATCTGAATCGAAAAACACATAACAAATTTCTAAAAGTAAGTGCATCTCCCATAAGTTTCTGAtcacatgaaaaataaattcaattgcaaCACTTGGTTTATTCTATTAGCTAGTTTGTCACATAAGGGCTACAACTTCTTAACCTGTACATGAACGATCAAAAGATAAGATTATAGGATGCTTACCCATCTTACTAACGTGCCCCGAACTTTAACTTTATTTATGAAACCAAAGCTGTAGGGAATTAGGGGATGTGAGAAATATATTGGGCCTAAGGCTCAATAAATCACcttcaaaaatgatagaaaaaaacacaatctATTTACAGAGCATCGCGCGCAATTATTTTACTGCTAAGTGCTGGAAATCATCCTGTTCAAGGTCTCGTTACGCTGAAAATGTAAAAGTTACGCCGCAAATGGACATGAATGCTTACAAACTAATTTAACAAAGAGATTCATTGCGTGTTACATCCATGTGAACAATCAACTAGGCTATCCACTGCGAGTTTGTCACAAAAATTGACGTATAGTAATCCGCAACAAAGGAAACCCAAGCCAACTACCCGCCATTTTAAGTGTGCGGGCGCGTCCGCGGCTTTAGCCGGcgactccatttttttttcctctgatcATTTACATAATTAAGGTATATTTGTTCGTAAGCgtttaaaaatatacacccaaaaacattctgaaaatattatactcTCAAAGGGTGTACACAATTTCGAAGGGAAATGCTCATATAATGTAGATGGAACCGGATATTTTTTAACAGCGTTGTGCAGCCTGGAACTCCCCTCCATATTGCTTTTTATATCAACGATCAACCGAGGGAATAAGAACGAAATAATTGAGAGGTCTGCACTTaacgacggtaaaaaaaatagtaagtCTTCTACAGCTGCAGCACAGATTTACgtttgcaagaaaaataacatGAAGTGTTTATCTGTACCGTGTTGTTGTGTACTGTAGTTTGGTCAAATTTACCTGTCCTCCTGAGATTCCTGGCCATTTTCTGTGGCGTCACCACCGCCGTTTTCGGTGTCACCGTTCTGTTCAAAGCTCTGATCGGCGATGTCTTCGCTGAAGTCCTTGTTCTCCTGATCGGCcatcgtattttatttattattagatatttaattcgaaaatatcgacTTATGAACTACACGAGCTAACACCACTTCACGTCCGAACCGCTTGGCTGCCGAATGGAGAAGACAGATTTAAGGGGTCAGGGAAATGGAGGTAGTGCGTCATGCGACGCGCGCAGGGTATTCTGGGTAATGTTGGCAGAGCAACAGCCAATAATTCAGCTTCTTTAGAACCCGGTCGCGGGATAAGTGGTCGATACTCGCCGATGAAGGGGGATAACGCCACGAAGTGGGGAAAAACTGAGGGGTGATTACCAATCGGATTGCTCCCGCGCAGGATAAAGTGGTATCGTCATTTCCCAAGATTCCCGCGCACGCTAGCAGCCGGCGCACGCTGACTACAGAATACCGAGCGGGAAATCAATACCGCATGGGCATCTCCCGCGCGATGAATGTTTTTTACTTATTGTTCGCATCCTCTTATCGAGACGAGCGGAGATAACACTTTAGGAAACTTACCGATTCACACTATTATCTTTGGCATCCGACGTAACACTCACGCCTTGCATTTTGATCTTTGAAACAAGAAAGATTCGGATCACACATATCCATTTCCGTTCCCGCACGTCTGAAGGTTCAGCGTCCGGCAACAAGCCGGCTTTTTTAAGGTCCATCGTCGAGAGAATGCAGATGCATGGCTAGAATGATATTTCAGAAAGAACTTGTATCGGAGATGTCTTTCAGTATCGTTCGCACGATTATTTCTTTCCCCATGCAGCTCTGAAATTCGAAATGCCTTACAGGTTGCGTCAGCGTTGATGAATAGTTACGTACTACATCGATAACTTGTATTACATCACTGGATTTTGTGACGGAGGAATTTAATGCAATCAACAGCTAACTGACTCGATAGGGTTTGAGACCACGCACTTTAGCATTGACCCATTGAGAAccaatgtgaaaataaaaaaatcaagattgaGTCCGTGTTTACCCCTGTTTACCATTCCCTTTCCcaccgaaagaaaaacaattttagaTCATGGATGAGGACAGCAGAATCGTGCTTCATCGAGTCGCGTTTCAAACACACTATGAACGTGGTTACGAGATGGAAAATCCGAtgcgtaattttttctctcaaattattttccacgtGTTTTACTatggctgatttttttttacctgcaTTGGAAAtgtcaaatttttaatatccacgcactaattatgaaaaattctgGCTAAATCCAAATTGAGAATATCAATATGCCAGAAGGAAAGAAAGTAGGGTATTTCAAAGAAATGTCACCCCGTAGGATTAGGAATTGTACAATGTTTGTAATTATAGAACCTGAAACTACGAGATGTTTGGCGAACATGCAACAAAATCAGGGCGGCAATATTCCGGGTAGGGACCAACCTTTGGGACTACTACAAACCCTTGGACCCTAACAATAATGGCCTCATCTCAGGTATAATACTGGTTCCCTGTGTTGGCGACGGGGTGTCGGAAAATCCCAACCCTTGTGATTTGTTTCCTACGACCACCCTCACGAAATAGCATATTTTGGCATGTATTTCCGATTCAAAAGTCCTGCCACTTGCTAATGTTCTTTCGGCGATATTTTaggaaaattcatgaaatccATTCGTGCAAATATAGAGTAGACTCATTATAGCAACTTCGTAGCAACTCTCAGTAACGCAAAGCACTTCCACTCTAAATCGAAGCATCGATCATTGGGATTACTACATTTATATCCGAGGAGATATACCGTGATGAAACAGACGGTTTACCTGATAATCCACAATGAGAATATGGCCAAGT contains:
- the LOC105684836 gene encoding RNA-binding protein squid isoform X2; its protein translation is MADQENKDFSEDIADQSFEQNGDTENGGGDATENGQESQEDRSGGANQESLNDRKLFVGGLSWETTDKELRDHFGSYGDIESINVKTDPNTGRSRGFAFIVFARAESLDRIMAAGEHVINNKKVDPKKAKARHGKIFVGGLSTELTDDDIKNFFSQFGSIVEVEMPFDKTKNQRKGFCFITFESEQVVNELLKTPKQTINGKEVDVKKATPKPDGMGGMRGSGAGGRGGRGGRGGRGRGFGGQGGWGQGGYGGGYGGGYGQGGYGGGYDGYGGGYDYYGGGYGGYGGYDYSGYDGYGYGGGSYDGGYSGGRGGARGKGGSGYGGKQRGGGRQNQRHQPY
- the LOC105684836 gene encoding RNA-binding protein squid isoform X4; its protein translation is MADQENKDFSEDIADQSFEQNGDTENGGGDATENGQESQEDRSGGANQESLNDRKLFVGGLSWETTDKELRDHFGSYGDIESINVKTDPNTGRSRGFAFIVFARAESLDRIMAAGEHVINNKKVDPKKAKARHGKIFVGGLSTELTDDDIKNFFSQFGSIVEVEMPFDKTKNQRKGFCFITFESEQVVNELLKTPKQTINGKEVDVKKATPKPDGMGGMRGSGAGGRGGRGGRGGRGRGFGGQGGWGQGGYGGGYGGGYGQGGYGGGYDGYGGGYDYYGGGYGGYGGYDYSGYGGSGYGGKQRGGGRQNQRHQPY
- the LOC105684836 gene encoding RNA-binding protein squid isoform X3, with the protein product MADQENKDFSEDIADQSFEQNGDTENGGGDATENGQESQEDRSGGANQESLNDRKLFVGGLSWETTDKELRDHFGSYGDIESINVKTDPNTGRSRGFAFIVFARAESLDRIMAAGEHVINNKKVDPKKAKARHGKIFVGGLSTELTDDDIKNFFSQFGSIVEVEMPFDKTKNQRKGFCFITFESEQVVNELLKTPKQTINGKEVDVKKATPKPDGMGGMRGSGAGGRGGRGGRGGRGRGFGGQGGWGQGGYGGGYGGGYGQGGYGGGYDGYGGGYDYYGGGYGGYGGYDYSGYDFPPHNKSHNSTNHHSIKPRQQQRKQPIKNGQQQ
- the LOC105684836 gene encoding RNA-binding protein squid isoform X1; translated protein: MADQENKDFSEDIADQSFEQNGDTENGGGDATENGQESQEDRSGGANQESLNDRKLFVGGLSWETTDKELRDHFGSYGDIESINVKTDPNTGRSRGFAFIVFARAESLDRIMAAGEHVINNKKVDPKKAKARHGKIFVGGLSTELTDDDIKNFFSQFGSIVEVEMPFDKTKNQRKGFCFITFESEQVVNELLKTPKQTINGKEVDVKKATPKPDGMGGMRGSGAGGRGGRGGRGGRGRGFGGQGGWGQGGYGGGYGGGYGQGGYGGGYDGYGGGYDYYGGGYGGYGGYDYSGYADGYGYGGGSYDGGYSGGRGGARGKGGSGYGGKQRGGGRQNQRHQPY
- the LOC105684836 gene encoding RNA-binding protein squid isoform X5, whose product is MADQENKDFSEDIADQSFEQNGDTENGGGDATENGQESQEDRSGGANQESLNDRKLFVGGLSWETTDKELRDHFGSYGDIESINVKTDPNTGRSRGFAFIVFARAESLDRIMAAGEHVINNKKVDPKKAKARHGKIFVGGLSTELTDDDIKNFFSQFGSIVEVEMPFDKTKNQRKGFCFITFESEQVVNELLKTPKQTINGKEVDVKKATPKPDGMGGMRGSGAGGRGGRGGRGGRGRGFGGQGGWGQGGYGGGYGGGYGQGGYGGGYDGYGGGYDYYGGGYGGYGGYDYSGYGH